From Cannabis sativa cultivar Pink pepper isolate KNU-18-1 chromosome 8, ASM2916894v1, whole genome shotgun sequence, a single genomic window includes:
- the LOC115698993 gene encoding clathrin coat assembly protein AP180: MPSKLRKALGAVKDQTSISLAKVSSGSKSKSKSKFKANGNGNALNLEVPILKATSHDEIPLDETRYLNDILQVISTDKLYAAACAQAIAKRVGRTKNWIVALKSLMLVLRIFQHGDPYFPKEVSHAMKNGAKILNLSNFRDDSNSSPWDYTAFVRTFALYLDERLACFLSGKLHLRRNLSDGSSRGGRHPKVELIRDMSPATLIDRISNWQRLLDRVIATKPTGDAKTNRLVQSSLHAIVQESFDIYRNMSDGLALLLDSFFHLQYQSCVNAFQASVRASKQFEELSEFYGLCKSIGVGRTSEYPSVQKISGELVETLQEFLKDQASFTGRSPPSQLLLAPPPTNEHTSISTTSDRSSHGESESVSIRSSIDRYQEPMSATNSDETEEDCFDAEDNQESNTDSNEFSFNYTPSLENQDEELGIDSREKDCWELVLVNTAKESDQTTTGFDILFDKRQYNPFLVETTDVVPVVPSPLSNDINRNPEKTTLTAATFGEEEISSWIPPTFCAHNPNGGLSLFCNDPFESTNPQLTTTDLRNGSVNELNFVFEQKLWLEQQKKIIAKNELNNSCV, from the coding sequence ATGCCAAGCAAGCTCAGGAAGGCACTCGGGGCAGTGAAGGACCAAACGAGCATTAGCCTAGCTAAGGTCTCGAGTGGTTCCAAATCCAAATCCAAATCTAAATTCAAAGCCAATGGCAATGGCAATGCACTCAACCTTGAGGTTCCCATCTTGAAAGCCACTTCTCATGATGAGATACCCTTGGACGAAACTCGTTACCTTAACGATATTCTCCAAGTTATCTCCACCGATAAACTCTACGCCGCCGCTTGTGCTCAGGCCATTGCCAAAAGAGTCGGCAGGACCAAAAACTGGATCGTCGCTCTCAAATCTCTCATGCTTGTTCTTCGAATCTTCCAACACGGCGATCCATATTTCCCCAAGGAAGTTTCTCACGCCATGAAAAATGGCGCCAAGATCCTTAACCTTTCTAATTTCCGTGATGATTCGAATTCCAGCCCCTGGGATTACACTGCTTTCGTACGGACGTTCGCTCTTTACCTTGACGAGAGGTTGGCTTGCTTTCTCTCCGGGAAGCTTCATCTCCGCCGGAACCTCTCCGATGGAAGCAGCCGTGGAGGTCGGCATCCGAAGGTTGAGCTCATCCGGGATATGTCCCCAGCGACTCTGATCGACCGCATTTCGAACTGGCAGAGATTACTGGACCGGGTGATCGCCACTAAACCGACCGGCGATGCCAAGACGAACCGCTTGGTTCAGAGCTCGCTTCATGCAATTGTTCAAGAGAGCTTTGATATTTACAGAAATATGTCTGATGGATTAGCTCTTCTTCTCGATAGTTTCTTCCATTTACAGTACCAATCCTGCGTCAACGCTTTCCAAGCTTCTGTAAGGGCTTCGAAGCAATTCGAAGAGCTCTCTGAATTTTATGGCCTCTGTAAGAGCATCGGCGTCGGAAGAACCTCTGAGTACCCGAGCGTACAGAAAATCTCCGGCGAGTTGGTTGAGACATTGCAAGAATTTCTGAAAGATCAAGCTTCATTTACCGGTAGATCGCCCCCATCTCAATTGCTCCTAGCGCCACCGCCAACCAACGAGCATACTTCAATCTCCACAACTTCAGATAGGTCCTCCCATGGGGAATCGGAATCTGTATCTATTCGCTCTTCAATTGATCGTTATCAGGAACCGATGAGTGCTACAAATTCAGATGAAACAGAGGAAGATTGTTTCGACGCTGAAGATAATCAGGAATCAAACACAGATTCGAACGAATTCTCCTTCAATTACACACCTTCACTGGAGAATCAAGATGAAGAATTGGGAATCGATTCAAGAGAAAAAGATTGTTGGGAGCTTGTGCTGGTGAATACCGCGAAAGAGTCTGATCAAACGACAACGGGTTTTGATATTTTATTCGATAAACGACAATACAATCCGTTTCTTGTTGAAACGACAGACGTAGTGCCTGTCGTTCCTAGTCCCCTTAGTAACGATATTAACCGTAATCCTGAGAAAACGACATTAACAGCTGCAACGTTTGGGGAAGAAGAGATTTCGAGTTGGATTCCTCCAACTTTTTGTGCACACAATCCAAATGGGGGTCTCAGTTTATTTTGCAACGATCCATTTGAATCAACAAATCCTCAGCTCACTACTACTGATTTGAGAAATGGGTCAGTGAATGAGCTAAATTTCGTCTTTGAACAAAAATTGTGGTTGGAGCAGCAGAAGAAGATTATCGCAAAGAATGAGTTGAATAACTCATGTGTGTAA
- the LOC115698667 gene encoding glucan endo-1,3-beta-glucosidase 12: MERLSFICCFLLLISISGFADAGSIGVNYGRIANNLPSAVKVVQLLKSQGLQKVKVYDADPSVLKALAGTGIKVTVDLPNELLYAAAKQQSFANSWVQKNVAAYYPSTEIEALAVGNEVFVDPHNTTKFLIPAMRNIHSALIKNKLDSAIKISSPIALSALQNSYPASAGSFRPELVESVFKPMLDFIRETGSFLMVNAYPFFAYESNSDVISLDYALFRENPGVLDAGSGLRYFNLFDAQIDAVFAAMSALKYDDIKLVVSETGWPSKGDKNEVGASLDNAAAYNGNLIRRILTGGGTPLRPKDDLTVYLFALFNENKKNGPTSERNYGLFYPDEKKVYDIPFTAEGLKSYHDDRSPASGGEPSGQQVTSPVNGGGVSKSLTGSTWCVANAQLGKEKLQAALDFACGEGGADCRPIQPGSTCYDPNTIEAHASFAFNSYYQKQSRQMGSCYFGGAAYVVTQPPRYGKCEFPTGY, translated from the exons ATGGAGCgtttatcttttatttgttgttttctCTTGCTCATTTCTATCTCAGGGTTCGCAG ATGCTGGTTCAATAGGAGTGAACTATGGGCGAATAGCGAATAACCTTCCTTCTGCCGTGAAAGTGGTACAGCTTCTCAAATCTCAGGGTCTTCAGAAAGTCAAGGTTTACGACGCCGACCCTTCTGTCTTGAAAGCCTTAGCTGGAACTGGTATCAAAGTCACCGTAGATCTACCCAACGAGCTTCTTTACGCGGCAGCCAAACAACAGTCCTTTGCCAACTCATGGGTTCAGAAAAACGTCGCTGCTTATTACCCATCTACCGAGATTGAAGCTCTTGCTGTTGGAAACGAAGTCTTCGTCGACCCGCATAACACCACCAAGTTTCTCATCCCAGCTATGAGAAACATTCACTCGGCTCTAATTAAGAACAAGCTGGATTCTGCGATCAAAATCTCCTCTCCCATTGCTCTTAGTGCCCTACAGAACTCATACCCTGCATCGGCTGGTTCGTTCCGACCTGAGCTCGTCGAAAGCGTATTCAAACCCATGTTGGATTTCATTCGCGAAACCGGGTCGTTCCTCATGGTAAACGCTTACCCATTTTTCGCTTACGAGTCAAACTCTGATGTTATATCTTTAGACTACGCACTGTTCCGTGAGAACCCAGGTGTCCTGGATGCGGGTTCAGGTTTACGGTACTTCAACCTCTTCGACGCACAAATCGACGCCGTTTTTGCTGCAATGTCAGCTTTGAAATACGATGACATTAAGCTTGTCGTTTCTGAAACGGGTTGGCCATCAAAGGGAGATAAGAACGAAGTGGGTGCAAGCTTAGACAATGCAGCCGCCTACAACGGGAATCTGATCCGTCGAATTTTAACCGGTGGTGGGACTCCATTAAGGCCCAAAGATGATCTCACCGTTTATCTCTTCGCTCTCTTCAACGAAAATAAAAAGAACGGTCCCACATCGGAAAGAAACTATGGGCTTTTCTACCCGGACGAAAAGAAAGTTTATGATATCCCTTTTACTGCCGAGGGTTTAAAGAGCTACCACGATGACCGGTCACCGGCTAGTGGAGGAGAACCATCCGGTCAACAGGTTACTAGCCCTGTCAATGGTGGAGGTGTGTCGAAGAGTTTAACCGGTAGCACTTGGTGTGTTGCGAATGCTCAACTGGGGAAAGAAAAGTTACAGGCAGCTCTGGATTTCGCTTGCGGTGAGGGCGGTGCTGATTGCCGTCCGATCCAGCCAGGCTCCACGTGTTACGATCCTAATACCATTGAGGCCCATGCCTCGTTCGCCTTCAATAGTTATTATCAGAAGCAGAGCCGTCAGATGGGGTCTTGCTATTTTGGCGGGGCGGCTTACGTCGTTACTCAACCACCCA GGTATGGAAAGTGCGAGTTTCCCACGGGTTactga
- the LOC115698572 gene encoding small ubiquitin-related modifier 1, translating into MSGTTAQPQQEEDKKPNDQSAHINLKVKGQDGNEVFFRIKRSTQLKKLMNAYCDRQSVEFNSIAFLFDGRRLRAEQTPDELEMEDGDEIDAMLHQTGGASFM; encoded by the exons ATGTCAGGGACAACTGCCCAGCCGCAGCAAGAGGAGGACAAGAAGCCTAACGATCAGTCTGCCCATATCAATCTTAAAGTGAAGGGCCAG GATGGCAATGAAGTATTTTTCAGGATCAAAAGAAGTACCCAACTGAAAAAGCTTATGAATGCATATTGTGATCGACAATCTGTGGAGTTCAACTCTatagcatttttatttgatgGTCGTCGCCTTCGAGCTGAGCAGACTCCCGACGAG CTGGAAATGGAGGATGGTGATGAGATTGATGCTATGCTTCACCAAACTGGAGGTGCTTCTTTTATGTAA
- the LOC115698571 gene encoding uncharacterized protein LOC115698571, which translates to MGNGDNGRCIFPLTSLQIGDLQSYLSDLSLFLALKSNKFYILVDNRPWLRDRGSRPAHLWQLMVTKSRLSPFANTKARREKKEDKEACSNSSDIKPKTLDKWFRLIDAITLSRKRVLLPVKKLHQSSLLSRELHRTLYGFIVFEVAWSNVRGINYLNELQTDTTLAIEAKFMQRWEFDSIAQAANCMSSWFSGTTSEKLLLKEYLDSVVGDVFYDTKEDFLDSISDDDAENICNDSLSIEDDSLLSLGSKFGVSSVSDVDENDVHHTPPPLCGPWKRRKVTNSSITSEEAGMCTEGIRNSEIWDENDVEATQYMDVLILFRFNDHDLPFTLRKVIMSDLRLLTLLEAGLPSWVLFLQSYPVFCHLYRPWMCPLARALYVLISVVTVLIGFYDLYKNVPVLKATASRLFGPLFDWIETWEMITRIKYLGTMLFLHNFQKAVNWFLTIRSTTRSFLSVLTQPLAEPLLEILEFLLPVSNVMIEVVEKFFSVIWILIGSSCSLVENVVEMFLSPIWFLVSFIWSATISILFPIFWVFWELLYAPVRIVLAFTTLIVFVCTSIYEMLGDVWEFISSIIQLASASEATVSTYEVSMWRSLWNDLFSQIFRAVRSILNGFVAFFTACNRHRLSIYNHLLEFIQRLFGRTQTSRQEGSRSSRPKKENQNMQEVRRKLHVN; encoded by the exons AGATTTGCAGTCTTACCTTTCTGATCTTAGCCTCTTCCTGGCCCTTAAAAGtaacaaattttatatattggtAGACAACCGACCATGGCTGAGAGACAGAGGTTCTCGTCCGGCACACTTGTGGCAGTTGATGGTTACCAAG TCAAGGTTATCTCCTTTTGCCAACACCAAAGCACGGAGGGAGAAAAAGGAGGACAAAGAGGCTTGTTCCAATTCCAGTGATATAAAGCCAAAGACACTTGATAAATGGTTTCGACTAATTGATGCGATTACGTTGTCTCGGAAGAGGGTTTTGCTACCTGTGAAGAAACTGCATCAATCGTCACTTTTAAGCAGAGAGCTGCATAGGACCTTGTATGGCTTCATAGTATTTGAAGTTGCATGGAGCAATGTTCGTGGTATCAACTATTTGAATGAGCTTCAG ACTGATACCACTCTGGCCATAGAGGCTAAATTCATGCAAAGATGGGAATTTGACAGTATTGCTCAAGCAGCAAACTGTATGTCATCATGGTTTTCAGGAACAACCTCTGAAAAGCTGTTGTTAAAAGAGTATCTTGATTCTGTAGTAG GAGATGTCTTCTATGATACGAAGGAAGATTTTTTGGATTCTATATCTGATGATGATGCCGAAAATATCTGCAATGATAGTTTGTCTATTGAGGATGATTCTCTCCTGAGCTTGGGTAGCAAGTTTGGTGTATCATCTGTATCTGATGTTGATGAAAATGATGTTCACCACACTCCACCTCCTCTCTGTGGACCGTGGAAAAGAAGGAAAGTAACAAACTCCAGCATTACAAGTGAAGAAGCTGGCATGTGTACTGAGGGAATCAGGAACTCAGAGATTTGGGATGAAAATGATGTGGAAGCTACCCAGTACATGGATGTTTTAATTTTGTTCCGGTTCAATGACCATGACCTTCCATTTACtctaagaaaagtaataatgtCTGACTTGCGGTTACTTACTTTATTAGAGGCCGGGCTTCCATCTTGGGTTCTTTTCCTACAGTCATATCCAGTGTTTTGCCATCTCTATCGACCATGGATGTGCCCGTTGGCAAGAGCTTTATATGTACTTATCTCTGTTGTAACCGTTCTTATAGGATTTTATGATTTGTACAAGAATGTCCCAGTTCTGAAGGCTACTGCGTCTCGATTGTTTGGGCCTCTTTTTGACTggattgaaacttgggagatGATAACACGGATTAAATACTTGGGAACAATGCTATTTCTGCATAACTTCCAAAAGGCTGTTAATTGGTTTCTTACGATTAGGAGCACCACCAGATCCTTCCTGTCAGTTCTCACTCAACCACTAGCAGAGCCACTTCTAGAAATTTTGGAGTTTCTCCTACCAGTGTCGAACGTGATGATTGAAGTCGTAGAAAAATTTTTCTCAGTTATTTGGATTCTGATCGGGTCTTCTTGCAGTCTTGTGGAGAACGTGGTAGAGATGTTCCTGTCCCCCATATGGTTTCTTGTCTCTTTTATCTGGAGTGCCA CAATATCAATATTATTCCCCATATTTTGGGTTTTTTGGGAATTACTCTATGCTCCAGTTCGCATTGTTCTGGCATTTACCACTCTCATAGTTTTTGTTTGTACCTCTATATATGAGATGCTTGGGGATGTATGGGAGTTTATTAGTAGCATAATTCAGCTTGCATCTGCTTCTGAGGCAACAGTGAGTACGTATGAAGTTTCTATGTGGCGATCACTTTGGAATGACCTATTTTCCCAG ATTTTTCGTGCTGTCAGGAGTATATTAAATGGTTTTGTTGCCTTTTTCACAGCCTGCAACAGGCATCGCCTGAG CATTTATAATCACTTACTGGAGTTCATTCAAAGATTATTTGGTCGAACCCAGACATCAAGGCAGGAAGGCTCTAGATCAAGTAGACCTAAAAAGGAGAATCAGAATATG CAAGAAGTAAGGAGGAAACTTCATGTAAACTAG